The Pseudomonas sp. FP198 genomic interval CGCCCTGGCTGCGCTGCTCGGTGACCTTCTCCAGGCGCGCGGCAATGTCCGGGTTGGCCGGCTCGACCGCGACGGCAAACTTCAGGTTGCTCAGGGTATATTCATGGGTGCAGTAGACGAGCGTATCGTCGGGCAGTGCGGCGAGGCGGCTCAAGGAGTGGTGCATCTGTTCGGGCGTGCCCTCGAAGAGCCGGCCGCAACCAGCGGCGAACAGCGTGTCGCCGCAGAACAGCAGGCCGCGATGGTAGTAGGCGATATGCCCAAGGGTGTGTCCGGGCACGGCGTGGATATCGAAGTCCAGGCCCAGCACGTTGACCTTGGCATTGTCCTCCAGGGCGATGTCCCGCGCCGGGATGTTTTCGCCGGCCGGCCCGTAGACGGTGGCGTTCGTCGCGCTTTTCAGCGCCGCGACACCGCCGACATGATCATGGTGGTGGTGAGTGACCAGGATGTCGCTCAGGACCCAGCCCGGATGGGCGTCGAGCCAGGCCCGCACGGGGGCGGCGTCGCCCGGGTCGACCACGGCGCAGCGTTGGGTCGAGTGATCCTGTAACAACCAGATGTAGTTATCGGTAAACGCGGGCAGGGCACTGATCTGTATCATCGCTGAATTCGCCAAGCTCAAAACAAAGGCGCATCTTAGAACTTCCTGGCGCGTTGGAGAATGCAATGACCGATGAAGCGTTCGCTCAGGCTGATCCTGAATGGCTGGCATTGATCAGTTCCGCCCGTGAATGGCTGTCCGGCCCTGTCGGGCAATTCCTGCTGGAAGAAGAACGGCGCATGCTCGAAGACGAGTTGGGCCGGTTCTTCGGCGGCTACCTGGTGCATTACGGCCCCTCGGCGCAGACCCCGCCGTCGGCGCCGCAGGTGCAGCGCAACGTACGCCTGGGCGCGCCGTTGCCTGGCGTGGAGATCGTCTGCGAGGAGCAGGCCTGGCCGTTGAGCGAGCATGCCGCCGACGTGGTGGTCATGCAGCACGGCCTGGATTTCTGCCTGTCGCCCCACGGGCTGTTGCGCGAGGCCGCCAGCAGCGTGCGTCCCGGTGGCCATTTGTTGATTATCGGCATCAACCCCTGGAGCAGTTGGGGGCTGCGTCATGTGTTCGCCGGCGACGCGCTGCGCCAGGCCCGTTGCATCTCGGCTTCGCGAGTGGGCGACTGGCTCAACCTGCTGGGCTTCGCGCTGGAGAAACGCCGCTTCGGGTGCTATCGTCCGCCGCTTGCGTCGCCCAAGTGGCAGGCCCGTCTGGCCGGCTGGGAGCGCAAGGCCGGTGACTGGCAATTGTCCGGCGGCGGCTTCTATCTGTTGGTGGCGCGCAAGATCGTCGTCGGCTTGCGCCCGGTACGCCAGGCGCGGCGCGAGCCGGTGGGCAAGCTGATTCCCTTGCCGATGGCCAAGGTCAATCGCCGTCACATCGAGCCGTAACTTTTATTTCCAATGGTTCTGGCCGGCATTCGGCTTCGGGCGTCGAGCGGTCCCGACCGGCGGGCCTTTGCATTTTTTCTGGATAGATTGGCATGAGCGATAGCGTAGAACTTTTCACTGACGGCGCCTGCAAGGGCAATCCGGGCCCGGGTGGCTGGGGTGCGTTGCTGGTGTGCAAGGGCGTGGAAAAGGAACTCTGGGGCGGCGAAGCCAATACCACCAACAATCGCATGGAACTGATGGGCGCCATTCGCGGCCTGGAAGAACTCAAGCGGCCATGCGATGTGCTGCTGGTGACCGACTCGCAGTATGTAATGAAAGGCATCAACGAGTGGATGGCCAACTGGAAGAAGCGCGGCTGGAAAACGGCGGCGAAGGAACCGGTCAAGAACGCTGATCTCTGGAAGCTGCTGGACGAGCAGGTCAACCGCCATAACGTCACCTGGAAATGGGTGCGCGGGCACATCGGCCACCACGGCAACGAGCGGGCCGACCAGTTGGCCAATCGTGGGGTGGATGAGGTGCGTGGGTATAAGCAGGCTTGATCCGGGCCTCACCACAAAAGCAGGCTCAGGCTCATCCCCTGTCTGGGCGTGCTAATATCCGCGCTTTTGCAAGACTGCCCGTTTGAGAGCTGAACACTGATGGCCAACAGATCTGTAGTACTGGATACCGAAACCACCGGCATGCCGGTGACCGACGGTCACCGGATTATCGAAATCGGCTGTGTCGAGCTGATCGGTCGGCGCCTGACCGGTCGTCATTTCCACGTTTACCTGCAACCGGACCGCGAAAGCGACGAGGGTGCCATTGGCGTGCACGGCATCACTAACGAGTTCCTGGTGGGCAAGCCGCGTTTCGCCGAGGTAGCCGATGAGTTCTTCGAATTCATCCAGGGCGCGCAGTTGATCATCCATAACGCGGCGTTCGACGTCGGGTTCATCAACAATGAATTCGCCCTGATGGGCCAGCACGACCGGGCCGACATCACCCGGCATTGCACTATCCTCGATACCTTGATGATGGCGCGGGAGCGGCATCCGGGCCAGCGCAACAGCCTTGATGCCTTGTGCAAGCGCTATGGGGTCGACAACTCCGGTCGTGAGCTGCACGGCGCCTTGCTCGACTCCGAGATCCTCGCCGACGTCTACCTGACCATGACTGGCGGTCAGACCAGCCTGTCCCTGGCCGGCAATGCGTCTGACGGCAATGGCACCGGCGAAGGTTCGGGTAACCAGGCGAGCGAGATCCGGCGTTTGTCGGCAGACCGCAAGCCGGCCCGGATCATCCGCGCCAGCGAAAGCGACCTGGCCGAACATGCCGCGCGTCTGGAAGCCATCGCCAAGTCCGCCGGTGCCCCGGCATTGTGGACGCAATTGGTCGAGGCGCAGGCTGCCGCGAGTTGATGAGATATCTGTGGGAGCGAGCCTGCTCGCGAAAGCGCTGGTTCAGTTGGCATCTGTGTCGAATGTGCCGACGTCTTCGCGAGCAGGCTCGCTCCCACAAGAGTTTGCATCGTTCAGTTGTCGGCGCAGTCGCCAATACCTTCCAATCTGAAGTAAAGGCAGGCCATGGTTATTCGCGTGACGTGTGAAGATTCGACAAGCAAGGGCAATGGATGGCTTCGCGCCGTTGGTTGTCTCAAGGAATGAGGACCTTCCCCAGTATGCAACCGGTCATGAATCCCAAGCACCCCGGCCTGTCGGTGCGCGTCGCCGATGACGGCTTCGCCGCTTATATCTGGGGCAGCGATTTCAGTTTCGAAGTCAGCGTCTACGGCACGGCGCAGATCGGCCGGCCGGTGAGCCAGTGGCCGGTGACGCCGATCGTTCCCTACCGCAAGTGCTACGGCATCGACCCTGAAGAGTTCAGCAGTTTTCGCGATGCCCCGGACAGCGAAATCTTCATGGCCTACCTGGACGACCAGCCGGTCGGGCATCTGGTCGTCAGCACCAATTGGAACGGGTATGCCCATATCGACGAGTTGGCGGTGCATGCCCCGGCACGCCGACATGGGGTAGCCAAGGCCTTGCTCGATGTGGCCCAGTTCTGGAGCCGCAAGAAAAAACTGCCGGGCATCATGCTGGAAACCCAGAACAACAACCTGGGCGCCTGCCGGCTTTACGAGCGCTGCGGCTATGTGCTCGGCGGCATCGATCACCTGCGCTATCGCGGCATTGACCGACACACCGCCGAGGTGGCGCTGTTCTGGTACCGGTTGTTCGACGATCCACTGGGCATGACGGTCAGTGGTTCAGCAACGCCTCGGCTTGTTCCGTGATCCGTTCCAGCAACGACTGGACCGCCGGTGAAGGCGTCGCACCGTTCAGGCTCAATGCATAGAGGCAGATGGGCACGGCCGGCGATACCGGACAGATGTCCAGGTCGCCGCCCCTGGCCCCCGAGGCGGTAAACGGGTCGACAATCGCCAGGCCTTCGCCGGCCTCCACCATTGCCCGCATCATCTGATGAGTCTGCACGCGTATCTGCACCACCGGCGCCGGGCGCAGTGCGCCAAGCTTGTGGTCGAACGCCGGGCTCAGCGGATCATGCCCCTCCAGCCCGACCAGCGACTGGCCCGCCAGATCCTGAACCGACAGGTATTTCTGTCGTGGTTGCAGCCAGCCATGGGGCGCCAGCAACTGCAGTTTGCCTTGGGCGATCATCTGGCAATCGATGTCGGGGTGTTCGGGATCGTGCAGGCTCAGGCCCAAGTCGCTTTCACGCAGCAGCAGGCTCTTGACGATTTCCCGGGTCGGCTGGCTGAGCAGCGTGCACGGCGCATCCGGATGGCGCCGACGCAGCGCGGCAATGCTCAGGGGTAACAGCTGTTGGGCCAGTGGTGGGGTGCAGATGATGCGCAGGGGCGGCGCCTGATAATGCTTCAGGCTGGCGGCCATTCGCTGTATCGGTTCGAGGGTGTCGTACAGCCGCGTGATGCCTTCGCGTAATTCCAGGGTTTCCCGAGTCGCCTGCAAGCGTCCGCGCACGCTGGCGAACAGCATGAAACCGAGCTGGGCCTCCGCATCGCGCAGGATCGACTCGACTTCGGCCACCGGCAATTGCAGCCATTCGGCCGCGGTACCCAGGTGGCCAGTCTGCAGCAGCGCCTGGATCACTTCGATGTGGCGTAAACGCATGCAAGAGGTCCGTATTAGGCAGGTAAGCCATTGAGTGGCTGAATCCTAACCCAATTACGGGTGCGACTTCTGCTCATGCAAACAGTTATAGAGCGATCTGCGTTTCGACTGGCGCCTGAGGCTGCCGTGGCGTTTCAGGCTCGCGGGTCAGGTGGATGCCGGATTGCACCAGGAGGAACGTGTCCTCGTCGACTTTGTTGACCCGATCTCCAATGGCCAGCTTATAAGTGATGACATCCTTGCCAATGCCGTCCTGCGACGGGTCTGATTCTTGGAATTCATGCACCGAATAGACGCGACCTTCGGCGTCCCGTGCATGAAATTGTCCGACAAGTACTGCTGCCATTGCTTGGAACCTCTGAAAATAGATCACTCGATTTGCGGTTCTGTAGACCTTGGTCAAGCGCGGTAAGTTTTCCTACAGTAAAAAAATAGTCCGGTTGGCAGGTTTTAGGTGATCCACTGGTCCAATTGTGGTGCCGATCATCTATAACTACAGGCTCCCTTTGAGCCGATAGTCGAGAAGCCTCTCATGAGTAATGTCTACACAGTGGCGGTTTTAGTGGGCAGCCTGCGCAAGGCGTCGATCAACCGAAAGGTCGCGTTGGCCCTGGCGGACCTGGCGCCGTCCAACCTGAAACTGGAAATCGTCGAAATCGGCGAGCTGCCACTTTATAACGAAGACATCGACGTCTCGCCGCCGGCGGCCTATACCGCGTTTCGCCAGAAGGTCGGCGCGGCGGATGCGTTGTTGTTCGTGACACCGGAATACAACCGCTCGGTGCCGGCCCCGCTGAAGAATGCCATCGATGTCGGCTCACGCCCCTACGGTCAGAGTTGCCTGAGCGGCAAGCCGGGTGCAGTGATCAGCGCCTCACCCGGTGCCATCGGCGGTTTTGGCGCTAACCACCACTTGCGCCAATCCCTGGTTTTTCTCGACGTGCCTTGCATGCAACAACCGGAAGCCTACCTGAGCGGTGCGGGCACGGCGTTCGACGAGGCGGGTAACCTGTCGGAGTCGGTCAGGCCGTTTTTGCAGAAATTCATCGATGCCTATGGCAAGTGGGTGGAGCAGCATAAGAAGGTTTGATATCACCGTGAAACCCGTGGCGAGGGAGCAAGCTCCCTCGCCACAAGTGCATCCATG includes:
- the gloB gene encoding hydroxyacylglutathione hydrolase encodes the protein MIQISALPAFTDNYIWLLQDHSTQRCAVVDPGDAAPVRAWLDAHPGWVLSDILVTHHHHDHVGGVAALKSATNATVYGPAGENIPARDIALEDNAKVNVLGLDFDIHAVPGHTLGHIAYYHRGLLFCGDTLFAAGCGRLFEGTPEQMHHSLSRLAALPDDTLVYCTHEYTLSNLKFAVAVEPANPDIAARLEKVTEQRSQGVITLPSTLALEKLTNPFLRTSETSVKEKADERNGQRNQTASEVFAALRAWKDKF
- a CDS encoding class I SAM-dependent methyltransferase; this translates as MTDEAFAQADPEWLALISSAREWLSGPVGQFLLEEERRMLEDELGRFFGGYLVHYGPSAQTPPSAPQVQRNVRLGAPLPGVEIVCEEQAWPLSEHAADVVVMQHGLDFCLSPHGLLREAASSVRPGGHLLIIGINPWSSWGLRHVFAGDALRQARCISASRVGDWLNLLGFALEKRRFGCYRPPLASPKWQARLAGWERKAGDWQLSGGGFYLLVARKIVVGLRPVRQARREPVGKLIPLPMAKVNRRHIEP
- the rnhA gene encoding ribonuclease HI; the protein is MSDSVELFTDGACKGNPGPGGWGALLVCKGVEKELWGGEANTTNNRMELMGAIRGLEELKRPCDVLLVTDSQYVMKGINEWMANWKKRGWKTAAKEPVKNADLWKLLDEQVNRHNVTWKWVRGHIGHHGNERADQLANRGVDEVRGYKQA
- the dnaQ gene encoding DNA polymerase III subunit epsilon, with product MANRSVVLDTETTGMPVTDGHRIIEIGCVELIGRRLTGRHFHVYLQPDRESDEGAIGVHGITNEFLVGKPRFAEVADEFFEFIQGAQLIIHNAAFDVGFINNEFALMGQHDRADITRHCTILDTLMMARERHPGQRNSLDALCKRYGVDNSGRELHGALLDSEILADVYLTMTGGQTSLSLAGNASDGNGTGEGSGNQASEIRRLSADRKPARIIRASESDLAEHAARLEAIAKSAGAPALWTQLVEAQAAAS
- a CDS encoding GNAT family N-acetyltransferase, producing the protein MQPVMNPKHPGLSVRVADDGFAAYIWGSDFSFEVSVYGTAQIGRPVSQWPVTPIVPYRKCYGIDPEEFSSFRDAPDSEIFMAYLDDQPVGHLVVSTNWNGYAHIDELAVHAPARRHGVAKALLDVAQFWSRKKKLPGIMLETQNNNLGACRLYERCGYVLGGIDHLRYRGIDRHTAEVALFWYRLFDDPLGMTVSGSATPRLVP
- a CDS encoding LysR substrate-binding domain-containing protein; amino-acid sequence: MRLRHIEVIQALLQTGHLGTAAEWLQLPVAEVESILRDAEAQLGFMLFASVRGRLQATRETLELREGITRLYDTLEPIQRMAASLKHYQAPPLRIICTPPLAQQLLPLSIAALRRRHPDAPCTLLSQPTREIVKSLLLRESDLGLSLHDPEHPDIDCQMIAQGKLQLLAPHGWLQPRQKYLSVQDLAGQSLVGLEGHDPLSPAFDHKLGALRPAPVVQIRVQTHQMMRAMVEAGEGLAIVDPFTASGARGGDLDICPVSPAVPICLYALSLNGATPSPAVQSLLERITEQAEALLNH
- a CDS encoding NADPH-dependent FMN reductase, yielding MSNVYTVAVLVGSLRKASINRKVALALADLAPSNLKLEIVEIGELPLYNEDIDVSPPAAYTAFRQKVGAADALLFVTPEYNRSVPAPLKNAIDVGSRPYGQSCLSGKPGAVISASPGAIGGFGANHHLRQSLVFLDVPCMQQPEAYLSGAGTAFDEAGNLSESVRPFLQKFIDAYGKWVEQHKKV